The following are encoded in a window of Terriglobales bacterium genomic DNA:
- a CDS encoding prephenate dehydrogenase/arogenate dehydrogenase family protein, whose product MIKQVTIVGTGLIGGSLGLCLRHKGIRVIGSDKQRVLAKAEQMGAIDTGVENPARACVGSDIVILAANVGGIIDSIENLGPMLPRNVLLTDVGSTKVEIVKRARSVFGASANSRFLGGHPMSGKEHSGIENADRALFSGSTWIFTVDGENVGDLAHEYITLIASLNTHIIHLSAEQHDRLVAWTSHLPQMLSTAFAATLQDEAELEQKAHVTRKQMQEVGGRALREMTRIAASPYSMWRDIALTNAGNIEDALLKLEQRLTHIRENLRTPELRAEFERAARFKKPD is encoded by the coding sequence ATGATCAAGCAAGTCACAATCGTCGGCACTGGTCTCATCGGCGGATCGCTGGGGTTGTGTTTGCGCCATAAGGGCATCCGAGTCATCGGCTCCGACAAGCAGCGTGTGCTGGCAAAAGCCGAGCAGATGGGAGCCATCGACACGGGCGTTGAAAATCCTGCGCGAGCCTGCGTTGGCAGCGACATAGTAATTCTTGCGGCGAATGTGGGCGGGATCATTGATTCAATTGAGAACCTTGGGCCCATGCTTCCGCGAAATGTGCTGCTCACAGATGTGGGTAGTACCAAAGTCGAGATTGTTAAGCGTGCGCGATCTGTCTTCGGTGCCAGCGCGAATTCGCGATTCCTTGGTGGCCATCCCATGTCGGGCAAGGAGCATTCCGGGATCGAGAACGCCGATCGCGCTTTGTTCTCAGGCTCAACGTGGATCTTTACAGTGGACGGAGAAAACGTCGGCGATCTGGCTCACGAGTACATCACGCTGATTGCGTCGCTCAACACGCATATCATTCATCTCTCCGCGGAGCAGCACGATCGCCTGGTGGCATGGACCAGTCACCTGCCGCAGATGCTCTCAACGGCCTTCGCTGCCACACTTCAGGACGAGGCGGAGTTGGAACAGAAAGCCCACGTCACACGAAAGCAGATGCAAGAGGTCGGTGGGCGCGCCCTGCGCGAGATGACCCGCATAGCCGCAAGCCCGTATTCCATGTGGCGCGATATCGCGTTGACCAACGCTGGAAATATTGAAGACGCGCTTCTAAAGCTGGAGCAGCGGCTAACCCACATCCGAGAAAATCTACGCACGCCCGAGCTGCGTGCAGAGTTCGAGCGCGCAGCACGATTTAAGAAGCCGGACTAA